In the genome of Deinococcus aetherius, the window TGGGCAACCACGAGTTCGACAACGGCCCCGAGGCGCTGGCCCGCTTCGCCCAGAAGGCGCAGTTTCCCCTCCTCGCCTCCAACCTCGACCTCAGCGCCGAGCCGCTGCTGCGTGACCTCGTCAAGCCGTACGCGGTCCTGAGCGTGGGCGGGCAGAAGGTCGGCGTGATCGGCGCAGTGACGCCCGACCTGCCCCTGATCTCCTCGCCGGGGCCGAACGTGAAGATGGTCGAACTGGCCCAGAGCCTGAACGCCAGCGTGAAGGCCCTCCAGGGCCAGGGCATCGACAAGATCATCCTCGTCTCGCACCTCGGGTACACGCTGGAGCAGGAGGTGGCGAAGACGGTGCCCGGGATCGACGTGATCGTGGGCGGCCACTCCCACACCTTGCTCGGCACCTTCGACAACAAGGACTTTCCGCCGAGCGAGGGGCCCTACCCCACCATCGTCCAGAACCCTGACGGCAACCGTACCCTGCTGGTGGCTGCCTGGGAGTGGGGCAAGGTGCTCGGGCGCCTGAAGGTCACCTTCAACGACGCCGGGGCGGTCGAGAGTTACGAGGGCCAGCCTATCGTCGTGTCCGCCGACCTGCCGGAAGACCCCACCGCGCGGCGGATGATCGACACCCTGGCCGTGCCCATCGCCGCCCTGCGCCAGCAGGTCGTGGGGAACACCACGGGCGGCCTGAACGGCGCCCGCGAGATCGTCCGCCGCCGCGAGAGCACGATGGCGAACGTCCTCGCCGACGCGGCCCTCGACGCGGCGCAGAAGGCGGGGGCGACCATCGCCTTCGTGAACGGGGGAGGCGTGCGCTCCAGCATCGACGCGGGCCCGATCACCTTCGAGGAGGCGATCACCGTGCAGCCCTTCGGGAACACGCTGACGGTCCTCGACCTGACGGGCGCGGAGATCAGGCAGGCGCTGGAGCACGGGGTCGCCACCTGGAGCGAGAACAAGGGCCAGTTCCTGCACGTCTCCAGGGGCATGAGCTACACCTTCGACCCCACGCGCCCCGCCGGGAGCCGCGTCACCGCCGTCACCCTGAACGGCCAGCCCCTCGACGACGCGAAGACGTACACCGTCGCCATGAACACCTTCACCGCGCAGGGCGGCGACGGCTTCGACGTGTTCAAGAACGCGAAGGGCCGCCGCATCGACACGGGCACGCTCGACATCGACATCCTGGTGAACTACCTCCGCGCCCGCCCCACCACCGACGCGCAGAACGAGGGGCGCATCGTGATTCAGAACGAGCCGAAGTAAGGCGGTCGGGCTCGACAACGGCGAGAGGGACGCGGGCGCTGTACACCCCGCGTCCCTCCCCTTGTGGAGCCGGGCCCTACGCCCTCGCCCCGCCGAACTGCGGTGCCCCCGCCCGCAGCCGCGCGACGCTCTGCCGGAAGAACTCCGGGTCGTTCAGCGCGCGGGCCACGGTATACGCCCCCTGGACGGCGGCGAACAGGTCGTCTCCAGCCGACGGCGGCAACCCGAGGAGGACCGTCCTCTGCCGCAGGGCGTCCAGGTAGAGCCCGACCGTCCGCCCGGCCCGCGCCGCCGCCGGGTCCCCCAGGGCACGGAGTTCGCCCGCCAGCGTGCCGAAGGGGCACCCGAACTGCGCCGCGCCCCCGGGGTCGGCGAGCAGCCAGTCGAAGTACGCCTCGAACCACGCGCGGGAGGGCAGGGGAGAGAGCCGGGCGAGCAGGTCGAGCAACTCGGCTTCGCAGGCGTCGAGCGCGGCGCGCACGAGGTCGTCGCGCGTCTTGAAGTAGTAGTACATGTTCCCCAGGGGAACGCCCGCCGCCTCGGCCACGTCCTTGAGGGTCGTGCCCGCCACGCCGTTCGCGCGGTAGAGCCGCAGCGCCACGGCCACGATCTGTTCCCGTCTGCTCGGCATCCCTCACCCCCGGGGTCAAGATGCCATGAAGTCCGCCCGCACTTTGCGAGGCACCTCCACCTCTACGCTCAGTTGGAAAGCTGACTGAGTTGGGCTCCGGTCGTCTGTGCGGTCCGGTCGTCCCCGTTTTCCGCCCTCTTCCCGAAAGCAGGTCCTTCATGTCTCAGCACCCCCGCCGTCCGCTCCTCCTCGCCGCCCTGACCGCTGGCCTGCTCGGCTCCGCCCTCGCGGGGGGCAGTGCCGGGGCGGCCCCGCAGATGGGCGACCTCGACGTGAACGGCGCCCGCATCCACTACGTCAGCGTGGGGCAGGGCACCCCGATGCTCCTGCTCCACGGCTACCCCCTCAGCGGCGAACTCTTCGCCCGCAACCGGGACGCGCTGGCCGCCGCCGGGTACCGCGTGATCACCATCGACCACCGGGGCTACGGCCGCAGCACCGCGCCCGCCTCGGACCCCGGCAGCCTGGCGACGTACGCGCAGGACGCCCTCGCCGTCATGGACCGGCTCGGCGTGCAGAAGGCGATCATCGGCGGCATGAGCATGGGTGGGCCCATCGTCTTCGAGATGTACCGCCGCGCGCCTGACCGCTTCCTGGGCATGGTCCTGATCGACACCATCGCCAACCCGGCGGGGATTCCCGAGCAGTACCTGTGGAGGGGGATGGCGCAGGAGGCGCAGACGAACGGCCCGCAGGCGCTGGTCAACGACCTGCTCAAGGACATGCTGACCGGGCAGACGCGCCTGAACAGACCCGCCGACGAGACGTTCCTCTCGAACATCGTCAAGCAGGCCAGCGTGGCGGCGGACGTGGCGGGCGCGAACGTGCTGGCGACGAGGCCCGACTCCATCCCCACCCTCAAGACCATCACCGTGCCGACCCTGATCCTGGTCGGTCGGGAGGACACGGTGTACCCGCCCGTCTTCTCGATGAAGATGCAGCAGAACATCCCGGGCTCCAAGCTCGTGATCATCCCCGGGGCCGCCCACGCCGCGATCTTCGAGAAGGCCGACGCCGCCAACGCGGCGATCCTCGACTGGGCCCGCACGGTCCGCTGACCGGAGGGAACGCAGAGGGCGCACTCGGACGGAATTGTCCGGTGCGCCCTCTTCCGTCCCGCCTTCACACCACGTCGTCGCTCACCAGATGGCAGGCGTCCGCGCGGCGCTCGACCTGCACGGTCACGTGCTCGATCCCGAAGCTGCCTTCGAGGTCGTGCTGGAGGCGGGTGTAGAACGCGTCGTCCGGCACTCCCCCGGGCATGACGAGGTGGGCGGTCAGCGCCGTCTCGGTCGTGCTCATGCCCCAGACGTGCAGGTCGTGGACCGCCGCCACACCGGGCAGGCCCTCCAGGTACGTCCGCACCGCCCCCGGGTCCACATTCTCCGGCACCGCGTCGAGGGCGAGGTTCAGCGAATCCCGCAGCAGCCCCCAGGTCCCCAGCGTGATCACGACCGCCACGACGATGCTCACCAGGGGGTCGAGCCACCGCCAGCCCGTCAGGAGGATCAGGCCCCCGGCGACCACCACCCCGAGGGAGACCAGGGCGTCGGCGAGCATGTGCTGGAAGGCTCCCCGCAGGTTGAGGTCGTCCTTGCTCCCCGAGGCGAAGAGGTACGCGGTGACCCCGTTGACCAGGATGCCGACGGCGGCGACCGCGATCACCGTCCCCCCCTCGACCGGCCGGGGATCACCCAGGCGCCGCACGGCCTCCAGCAGGATCGCGCCCACCGCCACGAGGAGGAGCACCGCGTTCGCCAGCGAGGCGAGGATGGTGCCCCGCCGCAGTCCGTAGGTGTGGCGCACACTCGGCCTGCGCCGCGCGAGGAGGTACGCGCCCCAGGCGAGGAGGAGCCCCAGCACGTCCGAGGCGTTGTGCCCGGCGTCCGCCACCAGGGCGAGCGAGCGCGAGAGCACCCCGTAGACGAGTTCGACCGCCACGAAGCCGACGTTGAGGAGGATGCCCAGGGCGAAGGCGCGGCCGTAGTTCGCGGGGGCGTGCGAGTGCCCGTGGG includes:
- a CDS encoding bifunctional metallophosphatase/5'-nucleotidase, whose protein sequence is MKLRFLSAALLLTSASAAPLTVTILHTDDLHGHVDPVKVGQGTYGGYARQTALVRRYAAQDPNPLVLSGGDTFQGTLYYNVYQGLADVLFMNYQGYQAMAVGNHEFDNGPEALARFAQKAQFPLLASNLDLSAEPLLRDLVKPYAVLSVGGQKVGVIGAVTPDLPLISSPGPNVKMVELAQSLNASVKALQGQGIDKIILVSHLGYTLEQEVAKTVPGIDVIVGGHSHTLLGTFDNKDFPPSEGPYPTIVQNPDGNRTLLVAAWEWGKVLGRLKVTFNDAGAVESYEGQPIVVSADLPEDPTARRMIDTLAVPIAALRQQVVGNTTGGLNGAREIVRRRESTMANVLADAALDAAQKAGATIAFVNGGGVRSSIDAGPITFEEAITVQPFGNTLTVLDLTGAEIRQALEHGVATWSENKGQFLHVSRGMSYTFDPTRPAGSRVTAVTLNGQPLDDAKTYTVAMNTFTAQGGDGFDVFKNAKGRRIDTGTLDIDILVNYLRARPTTDAQNEGRIVIQNEPK
- a CDS encoding TetR/AcrR family transcriptional regulator, yielding MPSRREQIVAVALRLYRANGVAGTTLKDVAEAAGVPLGNMYYYFKTRDDLVRAALDACEAELLDLLARLSPLPSRAWFEAYFDWLLADPGGAAQFGCPFGTLAGELRALGDPAAARAGRTVGLYLDALRQRTVLLGLPPSAGDDLFAAVQGAYTVARALNDPEFFRQSVARLRAGAPQFGGARA
- a CDS encoding alpha/beta fold hydrolase, translating into MSQHPRRPLLLAALTAGLLGSALAGGSAGAAPQMGDLDVNGARIHYVSVGQGTPMLLLHGYPLSGELFARNRDALAAAGYRVITIDHRGYGRSTAPASDPGSLATYAQDALAVMDRLGVQKAIIGGMSMGGPIVFEMYRRAPDRFLGMVLIDTIANPAGIPEQYLWRGMAQEAQTNGPQALVNDLLKDMLTGQTRLNRPADETFLSNIVKQASVAADVAGANVLATRPDSIPTLKTITVPTLILVGREDTVYPPVFSMKMQQNIPGSKLVIIPGAAHAAIFEKADAANAAILDWARTVR
- a CDS encoding cation diffusion facilitator family transporter, coding for MAHTHGHDHGHAHGHSHAPANYGRAFALGILLNVGFVAVELVYGVLSRSLALVADAGHNASDVLGLLLAWGAYLLARRRPSVRHTYGLRRGTILASLANAVLLLVAVGAILLEAVRRLGDPRPVEGGTVIAVAAVGILVNGVTAYLFASGSKDDLNLRGAFQHMLADALVSLGVVVAGGLILLTGWRWLDPLVSIVVAVVITLGTWGLLRDSLNLALDAVPENVDPGAVRTYLEGLPGVAAVHDLHVWGMSTTETALTAHLVMPGGVPDDAFYTRLQHDLEGSFGIEHVTVQVERRADACHLVSDDVV